The sequence below is a genomic window from Candidatus Angelobacter sp..
ACCACCTCGCCGCTCGTGCTGTCGATCATCTCCATCAGCTTGTTGTGGCAGCCGATGAAAAGCCGGTGATGGGCCAGATCAATCGCCATTCCTGAAGCCTCCTCGCCGGGCGCGATCGGCCAGCGATTCACAACCTCATGCTTTTTGGTGTCAATGGCTACAATCTCGCTCTTGTCTTCGAGATTGTCATAGACGCGCCCGGCTTTCGGATCCGCCTGCGCGAATTCCGGCTTGCCGCCCAGCGGTATCGTGGCAACGACCTTGTCCGACTTCGCATCAATGACCGTTGCCGACTGGCCGCGCCCGTTGAACATATAAACCTCGTGCCGGCCCGGCTCGTAAAGCATTCCGTCC
It includes:
- a CDS encoding YncE family protein; this translates as DGMLYEPGRHEVYMFNGRGQSATVIDAKSDKVVATIPLGGKPEFAQADPKAGRVYDNLEDKSEIVAIDTKKHEVVNRWPIAPGEEASGMAIDLAHHRLFIGCHNKLMEMIDSTSGEVVATVPIGDGVDANAFDPGTQYAFSSCGDGTVTIAHEDSAEKLTVVQTLKTERGARTMTLDPKTHKIYLASAKFEPSPEPAAGERRQRPKMIAGSFKILVYGM